One Camelina sativa cultivar DH55 chromosome 3, Cs, whole genome shotgun sequence genomic window carries:
- the LOC104777651 gene encoding WPP domain-containing protein 2-like (The sequence of the model RefSeq protein was modified relative to this genomic sequence to represent the inferred CDS: added 33 bases not found in genome assembly) produces MADPTSQEAASKDTDLTTKGSESEKKPGGISLRIWPPTQRTRDAVLNRLIETLSTESILSKRYGTVKSDEATTVAKSIEEEAYGVASNAVSGDDDGIKILELYSKEISKRMLESVKARSDNASSVGNGTESVEDASEVSKDDAPSVSEEEKSEA; encoded by the coding sequence AAAGACACAGATCTGACTACGAAAGGATCCGAATCAGAGAAGAAACCTGGAGGCATCTCTCTCCGAATCTGGCCACCGACTCAGAGAACTCGCGACGCTGTCTTGAATCGCTTGATCGAGACTCTATCAACCGAGTCTATCCTCTCCAAGAGATACGGTACGGTTAAATCTGATGAGGCCACAACCGTCGCGAAATCGATTGAAGAAGAGGCTTATGGTGTTGCTTCGAACGCTGTGTCGGGTGATGATGATGGGATTAAGATTCTTGAGCTTTATTCTAAAGAGATTAGTAAACGTATGCTTGAATCTGTGAAAGCTCGATCTGATAATGCTAGTAGTGTTGGGAATGGAACTGAATCTGTTGAGGATGCTTCTGAGGTTTCTAAAGATGATGCTCCTTCTGTGTCTGAGGAGGAGAAGAGTGAGGCTTGA
- the LOC104779170 gene encoding uncharacterized protein LOC104779170 produces MVEEEVHSIVDEIQYNYTQEEEPPAPIFQRVHINRDREEGHTWLWNDYFGENPTYTPAMFRRRFRMNKPLFERIVSTIENGVPYFRQRGNGTGRLGLSALQKCSAAIRMMAYGMRWMNIYY; encoded by the coding sequence atggtagaggaggaagTTCATAGCATAGTGGACGAGATTCAGTACAACTACACTCAAGAGGAAGAACCACCAGCTCCAATATTCCAAAGAGTGCACATAAATAGAGACCGCGAAGAAGGCCACACTTGGctatggaatgattattttggtGAGAATCCGACTTACACTCCCGCTATGTTCCGCCGtcgctttagaatgaacaaaccattgttcGAACGCATAGTCAGTactattgagaatggagtcccGTACTTCAGACAAAGGGGAAATGGTACTGGAAGGCTCGGTCTTTctgcacttcaaaaatgttctGCAGCTATCCGTATGATGGCATACGGGATGCGATGGATGAATATTTACTACTAG
- the LOC104779171 gene encoding uncharacterized protein LOC104779171 has translation MSSTRLREQREETVGFLARSDASSGSKPESLISKSRFSCSHCGRSGHEKRDCWQLVAFPDWWTERSEKISAGRGSGGRGRGRGTSYNVSGRGRVHPVAAHATSSNSSVFSEFTARFLNILIGSGEECDSVYYLTDVATKKFHMASVATDHALWHRRLGHPSFSVLSALPLFSGSSSSVSSTIFLTIVDDFSHAVWTFLLLEKSEVRRVLTNFMQYTEKQFVKAVKTSCVAKPQQNGRVERKHHKLNAVRALLFSFDLLVLLATFIVLVETKINLASVVVCVFLLDIHLEDFFPYASPVSSLPLVSDSPSSGDDDWLVSPSDVRGSPVATPPISIVQEVSPDSSSSHDLSVTADTASPDSVSFDLEPIVPVPIPSTVVPVPGTVVSSSRPVDDQTMSATLPAVPAPPQRQSQRSSKPLALLNDYILYNVTYTPSSSNTLPDSSSLSSASVPGISLSPLTDYFEDNFTPAHRVYLAAITDNNEPKHFKEAVQFKVWNDAMSKEVDALEVNKTGDLVDLPPNKVAIGGQWIYKTKYNSDGTVERYKARLVGLGNNQIEGEDYKETFALVVHMTTVRTLLRLVAAKNWEVYQMDVHNAFLHGDLDEEVYIKLPPRFRHSHPGKVWRLHKSLYGLEQAPRCWFKKLSDSLLRFGFFQSYEDYSLFSYTRNKIEICVLIYVDDPMICGNDGYMLKKFKDYLSRCFSMKDLGKLKYFLGLQVSCGSDGFFLTQCKYALDIVADSGDLASRLVFTPLE, from the exons ATGTCTTCAACTCGTCTTCGTGAACAACGAGAAGAAACAGTTGGTTTTCTCGCTCGGTCTGATGCTTCTAGTGGAAGCAAACCTGAATCTCTTATTAGTAAATCTCGGTTCTCTTGCTCCCACTGTGGTCGTAGTGGTCATGAGAAACGAGATTGCTGGCAGCTCGTTGCCTTTCCGGACTGGTGGACGGAGAGGTCCGAGAAGATCAGTGCTGGTCGTGGTTCTGGTGGCAGAGGCAGAGGTCGTGGTACTAGCTACAACGTCAGCGGTCGCGGACGTGTTCATCCTGTTGCTGCACACGCTACTAGCTCCAACTCATCTgttttttctgaatttaca GCTCGATTTTTGAACATTTTGATTGGAAGTGGTGAAGAGTGTGATAGTGTGTATTATCTTACGGATGTGGCTACAAAAAAGTTCCATATGGCAAGTGTGGCTACTGATCATGCTCTGTGGCATCGGCGTTTAGGACATCCTAGTTTTTCAGTTCTTTCGGCTTTACCTTTATTTTCTGGTTCTTCGTCTTCTGTTAGCTCAAC TATATTTTTGACAATTGTTGATGACTTCTCTCACGCGGTCTGGACGTTTCTCTTACTTGAGAAGTCTGAAGTGCGACGTGTTCTTACAAATTTCATGCAATACACGGAGAAACAGTTTGTTAAAGCTGTCAAG ACGTCTTGTGTTGCCAAGCCTCAACAGAATGGGCGTGTTGAAagaaaacatcacaaactcaaTGCTGTTAGGGCATTGTTATTCAG CTTCGACTTATTGGTCCTGCTTGCTACGTTCATCGTCTTGGTCGAGACAAAGATAAATTTGGCCAGTGTAGtcgtttgtgtgtttttgttggatattCATCTG GAAGATTTTTTTCCTTATGCGTCTCCAGTTTCCTCATTGCCTCTTGTGTCGGACTCTCCATCGTCTGGTGATGATGATTGGTTGGTCTCTCCTTCGGATGTAAGGGGGAGCCCTGTTGCGACTCCTCCGATTTCTATTGTACAAGAGGTTTCTCCTGACAGTTCCTCATCACATGATTTAAGCGTTACTGCGGATACCGCTTCTCCTGACTCTGTTTCCTTTGATTTAGAGCCGATAGTTCCTGTTCCTATACCCTCCACTGTGGTTCCTGTTCCGGGTACGGTTGTTTCCTCTAGTCGTCCTGTTGATGACCAGACTATGTCTGCTACATTACCGGCTGTGCCGGCTCCTCCACAACGTCAAAGTCAGCGTTCTTCTAAGCCTCTTGCTCTGCTTAATGATTACATCCTTTACAACGTTACTTACACACCTTCATCCTCAAACACTCTTCCCgactcctcttcattgtcttcggCTTCGGTTCCAGGTATCTCTTTGTCTCCTTTGACTGATTATTTTGAGGATAACTTTACTCCCGCTCATCGTGTTTACCTTGCGGCTATCACTGACAATAATGAGCCTAAACATTTTAAAGAGGCTGTTCAATTCAAGGTTTGGAATGATGCAATGTCCAAGGAAGTTGATGCTCTTGAAGTCAACAAAACAGGGGACCTGGTTGATCTTCCTCCTAATAAAGTGGCTATTGGTGGTCAGTGGATTTATAAGACAAAGTATAATTCAGACGGCACTGTGGAACGTTATAAGGCTAGACTTGTTGGTCTTGGTAATAATCAGATTGAGGGGGAGGATTATAAAGAGACTTTTGCTCTTGTTGTTCATATGACAACGGTTCGcactcttcttcgtcttgttgCGGCAAAGAATTGGGAGGTTTATCAGATGGATGTACACAATGCATTCTTACATGGGGATCTTGATGAGGAGGTCTATATAAAGCTTCCTCCAAGATTTCGTCATTCTCATCCAGGAAAAGTTTGGCGTCTCCATAAGTCCTTGTATGGTCTCGAACAGGCTCCTCGGTGTTGGTTCAAGAAGTTGTCTGATTCTCTTTTGCGGTTTGGCTTCTTCCAGTCTTATGAAGATTATTCACTCTTCTCCTATACTCGTAATAAAATAGAGATTTGTGTGcttatatatgttgatgatcccATGATTTGTGGTAATGATGGATACATGCTTAAGAAGTTTAAAGATTATCTCAGCCGCTGTTTCTCCATGAAAGACTTGGGCAAGCTTAAGTATTTCCTTGGTCTTCAAGTCAGTTGTGGATCTGATGGTTTCTTTTTGACACAGTGTAAGTACGCTCTTGATATTGTTGCTGATAGTGGGGACCTTGCTTCGCGTCTTGTGTTTACTCCTTTGGAATAG
- the LOC104777653 gene encoding cyclin-A3-2-like has protein sequence MTNQEICVRITRAAAKRKASMGMDEDRVSKKRVVLGELLNGSNVNVLANLNQIRETQKPKKSLRPPSNQIKKSAPVLVDLESQPDIDSRSDDPQMCGPYVGDIYQYLRELEVKPKQRPLPDYIEKVQKDVTASMRGVLVDWLVEVAEEYKLGSETLYLTVSHIDRFLSLKTVNKQRLQLVGVSAMLIASKYEEISPPKVEDFCYITDNTFTKQDVVKMEADILLALQFELGRPTINTFMRRFTRVAQEDFKVPHLQLEPLCCYLSELSILDYKAVKFVPSMLAASAVFLARFIIRPKQHPWNQMLEEYTKYKAADLQVCVGIIHDLYLSRRGGALQAVREKYKHHKFQSVATMPVSPELPVTFWEDVTI, from the exons ATGACAAACCAAGAGATCTGTGTGAGGATCACCAGAGCGGCCGCGAAGAGAAAAGCTTCGATGGGTATGGATGAAGATCGGGTCAGCAAGAAGAGAGTTGTGCTTGGTGAGCTTCTTAATGGCTCTAATGTCAATGTCTTGGCTAATCTCAATCAGATTAGAGAAACCCAGAAGCCAAAAAAGAGTCTTAGACCTCCATCGAATCAGATTAAGAAGTCAGCTCCGGTTCTTGTTGACCTAGAATCACAACCTGACATTGATTCAAGATCTGATGATCCTCAAATGTGTGGTCCTTATGTCGGAGACATCTACCAGTATCTTCGTGAATTGGAG GTGAAGCCAAAGCAAAGACCTTTACCTGATTATATCGAAAAGGTTCAGAAAGATGTGACAGCAAGCATGAGAGGTGTGTTGGTTGATTGGTTAGTTGAAGTTGCTGAAGAGTACAAACTTGGATCTGAGACACTTTACCTCACTGTCTCACACATCGATAGGTTCTTGTCATTGAAGACTGTTAACAAGCAAAGGCTTCAGCTTGTGGGAGTTTCTGCCATGCTTATTGCTTC GAAGTATGAAGAGATTAGTCCTCCTAAAGTGGAAGATTTCTGTTACATTACGGATAATACTTTTACGAAACAAGATGTGGTGAAGATGGAAGCTGATATACTTCTTGCACTTCAGTTTGAGTTAGGAAGGCCTACCATCAATACTTTTATGAG ACGGTTCACAAGGGTTGCACAAGAAGATTTCAAAGTGCCACATTTGCAGCTAGAGCCTCTGTGTTGCTATCTATCAGAATTGAGTATCTTAGATTACAAAGCTGTGAAGTTTGTGCCATCTATGTTGGCTGCTTCTGCTGTGTTTCTAGCTCGGTTCATCATCCGTCCTAAACAACATCCTTGG AATCAGATGCTAGAGGAATACACAAAGTACAAAGCGGCTGATCTACAAGTGTGTGTTGGAATCATACATGACTTGTATCTGAGCAGAAGAGGAGGTGCTCTACAAGCTGTTAGGGAGAAATACAAGCACCATAAG TTCCAATCCGTTGCAACCATGCCTGTATCACCAGAGCTTCCGGTTACCTTTTGGGAGGATGTTACCATTTGA